A window of Tautonia plasticadhaerens contains these coding sequences:
- a CDS encoding Trm112 family protein, translated as MISEELLSLLVCPMGKAPLRLDEHRLVCTRCGLRFAIQDDIPNMLVEEAELPEGCHSLSDLECVGAGDAKVDAS; from the coding sequence ATGATCAGCGAGGAACTCCTGTCGCTACTCGTCTGCCCGATGGGCAAGGCGCCCCTGAGGCTCGACGAGCATCGCCTCGTCTGCACCCGTTGCGGGCTCCGGTTCGCCATCCAGGACGACATTCCGAACATGCTCGTCGAGGAGGCCGAACTGCCCGAGGGCTGTCACTCCCTCTCCGACCTGGAATGCGTCGGGGCGGGCGACGCGAAGGTCGACGCGTCCTGA
- a CDS encoding J domain-containing protein, which produces MNYTVEIDPSQVLGVPRDATLEQIRDAYRSRSKKYHPDVGGDEWAFRVVARSYELLSRARVAGRFAVESGEHPAAPVNPVVPKTPEDEGASVRSGVRDRVDHPILLVDVELLLLRVELENPYEVIAIPASKRNLSCTLNVSWPPAVAADAPPGPDPAGVLPRVVEAFGLALKQTRPTSSAQDDGPSAFRGWLSYPSAQESYDAFNRLRQALKGLGLGVSQRIREVIIPRDTA; this is translated from the coding sequence ATGAACTACACCGTCGAGATCGACCCGTCCCAGGTGCTCGGCGTGCCCCGGGACGCCACCCTGGAGCAGATCCGGGACGCCTACCGGTCCCGGAGCAAGAAGTACCACCCCGACGTCGGCGGCGACGAATGGGCCTTCCGGGTGGTCGCCCGGTCGTACGAACTGCTCAGCCGGGCCCGGGTCGCCGGCCGGTTCGCGGTCGAGTCGGGCGAGCACCCCGCCGCCCCGGTCAACCCGGTGGTGCCGAAGACCCCGGAGGACGAGGGGGCGTCGGTCCGGTCGGGGGTCCGGGACCGGGTCGACCACCCGATCCTGCTGGTCGACGTGGAGCTGCTGCTGCTCCGGGTCGAGCTGGAGAACCCCTACGAGGTGATCGCGATCCCGGCCTCGAAGCGCAACCTGAGCTGCACCCTGAACGTGAGCTGGCCGCCGGCCGTCGCCGCCGACGCCCCCCCGGGCCCGGACCCCGCCGGCGTCCTCCCCCGGGTGGTGGAGGCCTTCGGCCTCGCGCTCAAGCAGACCCGGCCCACGAGCAGTGCGCAGGACGACGGGCCGTCCGCCTTCCGGGGCTGGCTGAGCTACCCGTCGGCCCAGGAGAGCTACGACGCCTTCAACCGCCTCCGGCAGGCGCTCAAGGGCCTGGGCCTGGGGGTCAGCCAGCGGATCCGGGAGGTGATCATCCCGAGGGACACCGCTTGA
- a CDS encoding beta-ketoacyl-[acyl-carrier-protein] synthase family protein, with protein MRYVPIRRVVVTGMGALSPNGHDLPSYRDALREGRSGVTAVEEFDASDLGSRIAGAVRGVDLRRAMEPKQLKVVPRTAPLAILAGREAMEDAGLPPADLDLETRRQVGLTLGTGGGGIAFVEELYGYYYRGQLEKATALAVPAGTPGNIASELSIQLGLRGPSHVVSTGCTSSTDAIGHAFRRIQHGETPLMLAGGADAPIAPAIMLGFDVMGIISRNWNDQPRRACRPFSRDRDGFVLAEGAWMLVLEEREHALARGARIYGELLGYASTCDAWHRVSMSSDLEEPVRAVRLALEDAELTPEDVEYANLHGTGTPLNDRVETAAIKRALGPRASSVPMSSTKSMIGHPQGACGAAGLVATLLGLDAGFLPPTINCDEPDPECDLDYIPHQSRPADGARIALCNCMGFGSKNSALVVRQGDEP; from the coding sequence ATGCGCTACGTGCCGATCCGGCGAGTGGTCGTGACCGGGATGGGGGCCCTGAGCCCCAACGGTCACGACCTCCCCTCCTACCGAGACGCCCTCCGGGAGGGCCGCAGCGGCGTGACCGCCGTCGAGGAGTTCGACGCCTCGGACCTCGGCAGCCGGATCGCCGGCGCCGTCCGGGGAGTCGACCTCCGCCGGGCGATGGAGCCGAAACAGCTCAAGGTCGTCCCCCGGACCGCCCCGCTGGCGATCCTCGCCGGCCGGGAGGCGATGGAGGACGCCGGGCTCCCCCCCGCCGACCTCGACCTGGAGACGAGGCGGCAGGTCGGCCTGACGCTCGGCACCGGGGGCGGCGGCATCGCCTTCGTCGAGGAGTTGTACGGGTACTACTACCGGGGCCAGCTCGAGAAGGCGACCGCCTTGGCCGTGCCGGCCGGGACGCCGGGGAACATCGCCTCGGAGCTGTCGATCCAGCTCGGGCTGAGGGGCCCTTCGCACGTCGTCTCGACCGGCTGCACGTCGAGCACCGACGCCATCGGCCACGCCTTCCGGCGCATCCAGCACGGCGAGACCCCCCTGATGCTCGCCGGAGGGGCTGACGCGCCGATCGCCCCGGCGATCATGCTCGGCTTCGACGTGATGGGGATCATCTCCCGGAACTGGAACGACCAGCCCCGGCGGGCCTGCCGCCCCTTCAGCCGGGACCGAGACGGCTTCGTCCTGGCCGAGGGGGCCTGGATGCTCGTCCTCGAAGAACGCGAACACGCCCTCGCGCGGGGGGCCCGCATTTACGGCGAGTTGCTCGGCTACGCGAGCACCTGCGACGCCTGGCACCGCGTCTCCATGTCGAGCGACCTAGAGGAGCCGGTCCGGGCCGTCCGGCTCGCACTGGAGGATGCCGAGCTGACTCCGGAGGACGTGGAGTACGCCAACCTCCACGGCACCGGCACCCCGCTGAACGACCGGGTCGAGACGGCGGCCATCAAGCGGGCGCTCGGGCCGAGGGCGTCGAGCGTGCCGATGTCGAGCACCAAGAGCATGATCGGCCACCCCCAGGGTGCCTGCGGCGCCGCCGGGCTGGTCGCCACCCTGCTCGGGCTCGACGCCGGGTTCCTGCCCCCGACGATCAACTGCGACGAGCCCGACCCCGAGTGCGACCTCGACTACATCCCCCACCAGTCCCGCCCCGCCGACGGGGCCCGGATCGCCCTCTGCAACTGCATGGGATTCGGCTCGAAGAATTCGGCCCTGGTCGTCCGTCAGGGGGACGAGCCCTGA
- a CDS encoding SU10 major capsid protein, whose product MSINFLQGIQRASDHQSQIRNDVHVVATNWFVNRCPLATRLPRLPVGSTTFTLVNRAFRRRTTAVAAAVAAGDAQITLENASSFMVGDVLELPSGERVEVLADPNVSTHVVQVRRGAEGTTAAAAAIGGTVRLIGNSRTGGEVNQSAVALQPTGTIQYCQTFQHPVQVAGSLQSSLGYQTSPGIQTPFDQHKMDALQNLLDDMEVSAYYGLGESPTVAGRPKQRGLRSLLSSNKVTAPTNAGAYKPSDLIRDTLERCRANGGSPDVLLVSSNFMTGLAVWGHAAQRIDAGMNVFGVPIDVFEAPFLGGLSIIEAPLLRPFTAVALTSTEVRLRMKRNEYWNPRGSRGDALEGDWIAEGALEVENESHHAWLEGITAFSAT is encoded by the coding sequence ATGTCGATCAACTTCCTTCAGGGCATCCAGCGCGCCTCGGACCACCAGTCCCAGATCCGCAACGACGTCCACGTGGTCGCGACCAACTGGTTCGTCAACCGCTGCCCGCTCGCCACCCGGCTGCCCAGGCTCCCGGTCGGCTCGACCACCTTCACGCTGGTCAACCGCGCCTTCCGGCGGCGGACGACCGCGGTGGCCGCGGCCGTGGCCGCGGGAGACGCCCAGATCACGCTGGAGAACGCCAGCTCCTTCATGGTCGGCGACGTGCTCGAGCTGCCCTCGGGCGAACGCGTCGAGGTCCTGGCCGACCCGAACGTGTCGACCCACGTCGTCCAGGTCCGCCGCGGGGCCGAGGGCACGACGGCGGCGGCCGCCGCCATCGGCGGCACCGTCCGGCTGATCGGCAACAGCCGCACCGGCGGCGAGGTCAACCAGAGCGCCGTGGCCCTCCAGCCCACCGGCACCATCCAGTACTGCCAGACCTTCCAGCACCCGGTCCAGGTCGCCGGGTCGCTCCAGTCGAGCCTCGGCTACCAGACGTCGCCCGGCATCCAGACGCCGTTCGACCAGCACAAGATGGACGCGCTGCAGAACCTGCTGGACGACATGGAGGTTTCCGCCTACTACGGCCTCGGCGAGTCCCCGACCGTCGCCGGCCGGCCGAAGCAGCGGGGCCTGCGGTCCCTGCTGTCGAGCAACAAGGTCACGGCGCCGACCAATGCGGGCGCGTACAAGCCCAGCGACCTGATCCGGGACACGCTGGAGCGCTGCCGGGCCAACGGCGGCTCGCCGGACGTCCTGCTCGTCTCGTCGAACTTCATGACCGGCCTGGCCGTCTGGGGCCACGCGGCCCAGCGGATCGACGCGGGCATGAACGTCTTCGGCGTGCCGATCGACGTCTTCGAGGCCCCCTTCCTGGGCGGGCTGTCGATCATCGAGGCCCCGCTGCTCCGGCCCTTCACCGCGGTGGCCCTGACGAGCACCGAGGTCCGCCTGCGGATGAAGCGGAACGAGTACTGGAACCCCCGGGGCAGCCGGGGCGACGCCCTGGAGGGCGACTGGATCGCCGAGGGCGCCCTCGAGGTCGAGAACGAGTCGCACCACGCCTGGCTCGAGGGGATCACCGCGTTCTCGGCGACCTGA
- the egtD gene encoding L-histidine N(alpha)-methyltransferase, translating to MPITRTSQTRDRLSILRPEAGAGGDPESGAETLASAVRRGLTHEPKWLPCRFLYDATGSELFEQICEQPEYYPTRTEDAILRDQAGEMVAGWDEAPVMIELGSGSSTKTRRLIEAALDAYDRLHYVPVDVSETILEESARSLVDDYPALNVTGIVSDYHTALRAVRRRFPGPKLVVFLGSSLGNFDDEDAVALLRHLSEALGPEDRLLIGLDQVKDAATLEAAYDDAAGVTARFSKNILTRINRELDADFDPDRFAYQARFVPERHRVEMRLISDREQDVAIPGAGLRVRFAAGESIHVENSHKYTPGLLRDLASRSGFVEEGSWSDPDRYFRVQRWRPRV from the coding sequence TTGCCGATCACACGCACGAGCCAGACGCGCGACCGCCTCTCGATCCTCCGACCCGAGGCAGGCGCGGGCGGCGACCCCGAGTCCGGGGCCGAGACCCTCGCCTCGGCCGTCCGTCGCGGCCTGACTCACGAGCCGAAGTGGCTGCCCTGCCGATTCCTCTACGACGCGACCGGCTCCGAGCTCTTCGAGCAGATCTGCGAGCAGCCCGAGTACTACCCGACCCGGACCGAGGACGCGATCCTCCGCGACCAGGCCGGGGAGATGGTCGCCGGCTGGGACGAGGCCCCGGTGATGATCGAGCTGGGCAGCGGCAGCTCGACCAAGACGCGGAGGCTCATCGAGGCGGCCCTGGACGCGTATGACCGCCTCCATTACGTCCCGGTCGACGTCTCGGAGACCATCCTCGAGGAATCGGCCCGGTCGCTGGTCGACGACTATCCGGCGTTGAACGTCACCGGGATCGTCTCCGACTACCACACGGCCCTGCGGGCGGTCCGACGCCGATTCCCGGGCCCCAAGCTGGTCGTCTTCCTCGGGTCGAGCCTGGGGAACTTCGACGACGAGGACGCCGTCGCGCTGCTCCGCCACCTCTCCGAGGCCCTCGGCCCCGAGGACCGGCTGCTGATCGGCCTCGACCAGGTCAAGGACGCGGCGACCCTGGAAGCCGCCTACGACGACGCCGCGGGAGTGACCGCCCGGTTCAGCAAGAACATCCTCACGCGGATCAACCGGGAGCTGGACGCCGACTTCGACCCCGACCGCTTCGCCTACCAGGCCCGGTTCGTCCCCGAGCGGCACCGGGTCGAGATGCGGCTGATCAGCGACCGTGAGCAGGACGTGGCCATCCCGGGGGCGGGCCTGCGGGTCCGCTTCGCCGCGGGGGAGTCGATCCACGTCGAGAACTCGCACAAATACACGCCGGGACTGCTCCGGGACCTGGCGAGCCGATCCGGCTTCGTCGAGGAAGGGTCCTGGTCGGACCCGGACCGCTACTTCCGGGTCCAGCGCTGGCGGCCTCGGGTCTGA
- the egtB gene encoding ergothioneine biosynthesis protein EgtB: MSRPTRTPVQDQDPGPPGVPPSPSDPVDSLIRDFLRVRRASTGLCSTLEPEDFVLQSMPDASPAKWHLAHTTWFFEEFILSAVDPGYRTFHPRFSFLFNSYYNAVGERIPRPRRGLLSRPTVREALAYRESIDERMVVLLRSADPSQVERFAPLVVLGLNHEQQHQELLLTDLKHALWHNPLRPAFRDRPAGPAVDAAPRRWISYPEGVRWIGHGGDGFAFDNEGPRHRQFVEAFRVASRPATSGEFLEFIADGGYDRPDHWLSDGWAAVQQHGWRAPLYWERGDDGWSTFTLAGMRPVDPAEPACHVSYYEADAFARWSGCRLLTEAEWETAADVAVSGNFADDERFHPAPPAGGPENEPAQVFGDVWEWTASAYLPYPGFRPAKGAVGEYNGKFMCNQHVLRGGSCATPRSHIRPTYRNFFYPDARWQFSGVRLAQVG; the protein is encoded by the coding sequence ATGTCGCGACCGACCCGCACCCCGGTCCAGGATCAGGATCCCGGCCCTCCCGGTGTGCCCCCATCCCCATCCGATCCGGTCGACTCGCTCATCCGGGACTTCCTCCGGGTGCGTCGGGCCTCGACCGGGCTCTGTTCGACCCTGGAGCCCGAGGACTTCGTCCTCCAGTCGATGCCCGACGCCAGCCCGGCCAAATGGCACCTGGCGCACACGACCTGGTTCTTCGAGGAATTCATCCTCTCGGCGGTCGACCCGGGCTACCGGACCTTCCACCCCCGGTTCTCGTTCCTCTTCAACTCCTACTACAACGCCGTCGGCGAGCGGATCCCCCGGCCCCGGCGCGGTCTGCTCTCCCGGCCGACCGTCCGGGAGGCCCTCGCCTATCGCGAGTCGATCGACGAGCGGATGGTCGTCTTGCTCCGGTCGGCCGACCCGTCCCAGGTCGAGCGGTTCGCCCCGCTCGTCGTCCTCGGCCTGAACCACGAGCAGCAGCACCAGGAACTGCTGCTGACCGACCTGAAGCACGCCCTCTGGCACAACCCGCTCCGCCCCGCCTTCCGGGACCGGCCCGCCGGGCCCGCCGTCGACGCCGCACCGCGGCGCTGGATCTCCTACCCGGAGGGGGTCCGCTGGATCGGCCACGGCGGCGACGGGTTCGCCTTCGACAACGAAGGGCCCCGCCACCGGCAGTTCGTCGAGGCCTTCCGGGTCGCCTCCCGGCCGGCGACCAGCGGCGAGTTCCTGGAGTTCATCGCCGACGGCGGCTACGACCGCCCCGACCACTGGCTCTCCGACGGCTGGGCGGCCGTCCAGCAACACGGCTGGCGGGCCCCGCTGTACTGGGAGCGCGGCGACGACGGCTGGTCGACCTTCACCCTGGCCGGCATGCGGCCGGTCGACCCGGCCGAGCCGGCCTGCCACGTCAGCTACTACGAGGCCGACGCCTTCGCCCGTTGGTCCGGCTGCCGCCTGCTGACCGAGGCCGAGTGGGAGACCGCCGCCGACGTGGCCGTCTCGGGCAACTTCGCGGACGACGAGCGGTTCCACCCCGCACCCCCGGCCGGCGGCCCCGAGAACGAGCCGGCCCAGGTCTTCGGCGACGTCTGGGAGTGGACCGCCAGCGCCTACCTCCCCTATCCCGGGTTCCGGCCCGCGAAGGGGGCCGTCGGCGAGTACAACGGCAAGTTCATGTGCAACCAGCACGTCCTGCGGGGCGGCTCCTGCGCGACCCCGAGGTCCCACATCCGGCCCACCTACCGGAACTTCTTCTACCCCGACGCCCGATGGCAGTTCTCCGGCGTCCGCCTCGCCCAGGTCGGCTGA
- a CDS encoding NAD(P)/FAD-dependent oxidoreductase codes for MTPDPPDLDHDDRPFDAAVVGAGPSGSALAIRLASAGARVALIDAGRFPRDKLCGEYLSPEGVEALGRLGLGAEVARSGGRPIRLVRLTTPRGRSLEAEVAGPDGRTGLGLSRSALDAILLDAARARGVLAFEGTRISGPIVAAGRVVGISGRGEGGAPVSIRSTVVVAADGRNSSLTRRTGTSRPRSVPGLRPRLFGLKRHLIVPDDSADEPASTVGLHLLPGGYVGACRVEGGRTNLCGLLPERLSRRHRGDLDALAGAVFPGNPTLSALWRASEPLGPWKTVAGVRVEVASPRLPGIFYAGDARGTVDPLGGQGLTMALLGSEVLAPFVLRAIAREGADPGLVREAIRAWHSRFDRRVLLCRAFHHALVRPSLVDLASLLGRWGDDLLSLGFSCTRDPARLSC; via the coding sequence ATGACCCCCGATCCCCCCGACCTCGACCACGACGACCGCCCGTTCGACGCCGCCGTCGTCGGCGCCGGGCCGTCCGGCTCGGCGCTGGCGATCCGGCTGGCCTCGGCCGGGGCCCGGGTGGCGCTGATCGACGCCGGCCGGTTCCCCCGGGACAAGCTCTGCGGCGAGTACCTCAGCCCGGAAGGGGTCGAGGCCCTGGGGCGGCTCGGGCTCGGGGCCGAGGTCGCCCGCTCGGGGGGGAGGCCGATCCGCCTCGTCCGGCTCACGACCCCGAGGGGCAGGTCCCTGGAGGCCGAGGTCGCCGGCCCCGACGGCCGCACCGGCCTCGGGCTGAGCCGGTCGGCGCTCGACGCCATCCTGCTCGACGCCGCCCGGGCCCGGGGCGTCCTCGCCTTCGAGGGGACCCGGATCTCGGGGCCGATCGTCGCGGCCGGCCGGGTCGTCGGCATCTCGGGCCGGGGCGAGGGCGGTGCCCCCGTCTCGATCCGGTCGACGGTGGTCGTCGCGGCCGACGGCCGGAACTCCAGCCTGACCCGCCGCACCGGCACCTCCCGGCCTCGGAGCGTCCCCGGCCTCCGCCCCCGGCTCTTCGGCCTGAAGCGACACCTGATCGTCCCGGACGACTCGGCCGACGAGCCCGCCTCGACCGTCGGCCTGCACCTCCTGCCCGGCGGCTACGTCGGTGCCTGCCGGGTCGAGGGCGGGAGGACGAACCTCTGCGGCCTGCTCCCCGAACGCCTCTCCCGCCGCCATCGAGGCGACCTCGACGCCTTGGCCGGGGCCGTCTTCCCCGGCAATCCGACCCTCTCGGCCCTCTGGCGCGCCTCCGAGCCGCTCGGGCCCTGGAAGACGGTGGCCGGCGTCCGGGTCGAGGTTGCGTCCCCCCGGCTCCCCGGCATCTTCTACGCGGGGGACGCCCGGGGGACGGTCGACCCGCTCGGCGGCCAGGGCCTGACCATGGCCCTGCTCGGCTCTGAGGTGCTCGCCCCCTTCGTGCTCCGGGCGATCGCCCGGGAGGGGGCCGATCCCGGGCTGGTCCGGGAGGCGATCCGCGCCTGGCACTCCCGGTTCGATCGCCGGGTCCTCCTCTGCCGGGCGTTCCATCATGCCCTCGTCCGGCCGTCGCTGGTCGACCTCGCCTCGCTGCTCGGCCGATGGGGAGACGACCTGCTCTCGCTCGGCTTCTCCTGCACGAGGGATCCGGCCCGGCTGTCGTGCTGA
- a CDS encoding RNA polymerase sigma factor: protein MRDLFRSGTFGGLSDGALLERFVDRGDESAFEALVQRHGPMVLRVCRSVLGDEHDAGDVYQATFLILAMRAGSIRRGTSA from the coding sequence TTGCGGGACCTCTTCCGGTCGGGGACGTTCGGGGGGCTGTCGGACGGGGCCCTGCTGGAGCGGTTCGTCGACCGGGGGGACGAGTCGGCGTTCGAGGCCCTCGTCCAGAGGCACGGGCCGATGGTCCTGAGGGTCTGCCGGTCGGTCCTCGGGGACGAGCACGACGCCGGAGATGTCTATCAGGCCACCTTCCTGATCCTGGCGATGAGGGCCGGTTCGATCCGACGGGGAACGTCGGCATGA
- a CDS encoding DUF2256 domain-containing protein has product MPTTPIGGRRRPRPRASPCPVSRDRSAPAVGQEACPTCRRPSSNRRRWRQCWDRVVSRGEGCRRSAPERGDGPDQGSSP; this is encoded by the coding sequence TTGCCGACAACCCCCATAGGTGGAAGGCGCCGACCTCGCCCGAGGGCATCCCCGTGCCCGGTCTCCCGAGACCGATCCGCCCCGGCCGTCGGGCAGGAGGCCTGCCCGACCTGCCGACGGCCGTCCTCGAACCGTCGCAGGTGGCGGCAGTGCTGGGATCGGGTCGTCTCTCGCGGCGAGGGATGCCGAAGATCAGCCCCAGAGAGGGGGGATGGCCCCGATCAGGGCTCGTCCCCCTGA
- a CDS encoding manganese catalase family protein: MFYRVKELQYNAKPEKPDALFARKLQEVLGGQWGEMSVAMGYLFQGWNCKAPGKYRDMIMDIGTEELAHVEMLATMIARLLENAPLSMQEAAVEQHPAIAAVMGGMNPQHAIVTGLGAAPQNSVGMPWTAAYITASGNLLADFRFNVTAESMGRLQVSRLYNLTDDPGVRDMLSFLIARDTMHQNQWLAAIEELEADGLEETPCPSGFPMDLEKQEVSYQFWSCSEGSQAKEGRWAQGEAPDGKGRFSFLDYPAKPMGPEIQVPPPKPDGRVFNTGEGKVL, encoded by the coding sequence ATGTTCTACCGGGTCAAGGAGCTGCAGTACAACGCCAAGCCGGAGAAGCCCGACGCCCTGTTCGCCCGCAAGCTGCAGGAGGTCCTCGGCGGCCAGTGGGGGGAGATGTCGGTGGCGATGGGGTACCTGTTCCAGGGCTGGAACTGCAAGGCCCCGGGCAAGTATCGCGACATGATCATGGACATCGGCACCGAGGAGCTGGCGCATGTGGAGATGCTGGCCACGATGATCGCCCGTCTCCTGGAGAACGCGCCGCTGAGCATGCAGGAGGCGGCCGTCGAGCAACACCCGGCGATCGCGGCGGTGATGGGGGGGATGAACCCGCAGCACGCCATCGTCACCGGCCTGGGCGCGGCCCCCCAGAACAGCGTCGGCATGCCGTGGACGGCCGCCTACATCACCGCCAGCGGCAACCTGCTGGCCGACTTCCGCTTCAACGTCACCGCCGAGAGCATGGGCCGGCTCCAGGTCAGCCGCCTCTACAACCTGACCGACGACCCGGGCGTCCGGGACATGCTCTCCTTCTTGATCGCCCGGGACACGATGCACCAGAACCAGTGGCTCGCGGCCATCGAGGAGCTGGAGGCCGACGGCCTGGAGGAGACCCCCTGCCCGTCCGGGTTCCCGATGGACCTGGAGAAGCAGGAGGTGTCCTACCAGTTCTGGTCCTGCTCCGAGGGCAGCCAGGCCAAGGAAGGGCGTTGGGCCCAGGGCGAGGCGCCCGACGGCAAGGGCCGCTTCTCCTTCCTCGACTACCCGGCCAAGCCGATGGGGCCGGAGATCCAGGTCCCGCCGCCGAAGCCCGACGGCCGCGTCTTCAACACCGGGGAGGGCAAGGTCCTCTGA
- a CDS encoding Minf_1886 family protein, whose product MSLREALAAAVTRDARYTIEAYEFVFASLDLAKVRKRKARRAKGRARKGRGKAAVSKHVSGQELSEAARDLALDLYGLMALPILQAWGIRATSDLGEIVYNLIESGDLERSPDDSRADFDDVFDFEAALGTEYVIPIEDPEEQ is encoded by the coding sequence ATGAGCCTTCGAGAGGCGCTGGCCGCCGCGGTCACCCGCGACGCCCGCTACACGATCGAGGCCTACGAGTTCGTCTTCGCGTCGCTCGACCTCGCCAAGGTCCGCAAGCGCAAGGCCCGTCGGGCGAAGGGCCGGGCCCGGAAGGGCCGGGGTAAGGCCGCCGTCTCGAAGCACGTCTCCGGCCAGGAGCTCTCCGAGGCGGCCCGGGACCTGGCGCTCGACCTCTACGGCCTGATGGCCCTGCCGATCCTCCAGGCCTGGGGGATCCGGGCGACCTCCGACCTCGGCGAGATCGTCTACAACCTGATCGAATCCGGGGATTTGGAACGCTCCCCCGACGACAGCCGGGCCGACTTCGACGACGTCTTCGACTTCGAGGCCGCCCTGGGCACCGAGTACGTCATCCCGATCGAGGACCCGGAGGAGCAATGA
- a CDS encoding carboxypeptidase-like regulatory domain-containing protein, with protein sequence MKGQNSQELIVPDEEEPGPVRLEVGEFPWAGQKPVEIAQYRYEADLDAPPPGEERSLTGRAVDEDDRPCVGFRVYYDEPDLLVETTTDRQGISILGGLPPGLLRITIARNGTSDSVVEAEVGPGRDDILVRVRGESRD encoded by the coding sequence ATGAAAGGCCAGAACAGTCAGGAGCTGATCGTCCCGGATGAGGAAGAACCCGGGCCAGTTCGTCTCGAAGTCGGTGAATTCCCCTGGGCCGGTCAGAAGCCGGTCGAAATCGCCCAATACCGCTACGAGGCCGACCTGGACGCCCCTCCCCCCGGGGAAGAGCGGTCGCTGACCGGCCGGGCGGTGGACGAGGACGACCGTCCGTGCGTCGGATTCCGTGTCTACTACGATGAGCCTGATCTCCTGGTGGAGACCACGACCGACCGACAGGGCATTTCCATCCTCGGCGGGCTCCCTCCCGGCTTGCTCAGGATTACGATTGCCCGGAATGGCACGTCAGACTCGGTCGTCGAGGCCGAGGTCGGTCCGGGGCGGGACGACATCCTCGTGCGCGTGCGAGGAGAGTCTCGGGACTGA
- a CDS encoding methyltransferase domain-containing protein encodes MTADARRRWLVPPRRSDPELMDAPGLPEREVADAYAVLRRVNRHLGNNLVIDREVSRFLNEDRPGPGATTLDVGSGSGDIPRRISRLMARRGIERPLILALDRDPTATSLAGSGPRAPVVVRGDALRLPLPDRSIDLVSAVKFAHHFEGPGLSLLIAEMARVARRRVIVLDIRRHWLAYWGFVAWSRTFTRNRLVRYDGPLSVLRGFTDEELAEVAAPIPDFQWTVRRDPGYQIALIGRRGADRA; translated from the coding sequence ATGACGGCCGACGCCCGGCGCCGGTGGCTCGTCCCCCCCCGGCGGTCTGACCCGGAGCTGATGGACGCCCCCGGCCTCCCCGAGCGCGAGGTGGCCGACGCCTACGCCGTGCTCCGCCGCGTCAATCGCCACCTCGGCAACAACCTCGTCATCGACCGGGAGGTCTCCCGGTTCCTGAACGAGGACCGCCCCGGCCCGGGGGCGACCACGCTCGACGTCGGCTCCGGCTCCGGGGACATCCCCCGCCGGATTTCCCGGCTGATGGCGAGGAGGGGCATCGAACGCCCCCTCATCCTCGCCCTTGACCGGGATCCGACCGCGACCTCCCTGGCGGGTTCGGGCCCGAGAGCCCCGGTCGTCGTCCGGGGAGACGCCCTGAGGCTCCCCCTGCCCGACCGATCGATCGACCTCGTCTCGGCCGTCAAGTTCGCCCACCACTTCGAGGGCCCGGGGCTCTCCCTGCTGATCGCCGAGATGGCCCGGGTCGCCCGACGCCGGGTGATCGTCCTCGACATCCGACGCCACTGGCTCGCCTACTGGGGCTTCGTCGCCTGGAGCCGGACCTTCACCCGCAACCGACTCGTCCGATACGACGGCCCCCTTTCGGTCCTCCGAGGCTTCACCGACGAGGAACTCGCCGAGGTCGCCGCCCCGATTCCCGACTTCCAGTGGACCGTCCGCCGCGATCCGGGCTACCAGATCGCCCTGATCGGCCGTCGGGGCGCGGATCGGGCCTGA